Genomic window (Alligator mississippiensis isolate rAllMis1 chromosome 4, rAllMis1, whole genome shotgun sequence):
GTATGATCAtgcagggatgtgtgtgtgtgcacacgcacatgatCGTGCgagggcatgggtgtgtgtgcacatgatTGTGCAGGGGCATGGGTGTGTGTGAAAGATCATgcaaggttgtgtgtgtgtgtatgatcatgcaggggcatgtgtgtatgtgatCATGCAGGgacatgtatatgtatgtgtatgtgtgtgtgtgggtgtcaTGGGATGCAGAGGCCAGAGGCTTTCCTAGCAAGGGTGCAAGGCGCTTGACCTCATGGGGGAAGGTCCCCACTGTGTGCATGCCCGCCCTCATTGGCACAGGGTGGGGACTGGGATGCATCAGGCTGCTGCTTTAGCCAGTCCCACAAGCCCAGCAAAGAGTTAAAGGCACAGAAACCCAAGCTGGCtgcttggggaggaggtgggaggcacaggctggagccagcagcagcggcTGGAGCAATGGGGCTCACAGTGGGGATCCAGGCAAGTGGTGGACGCTGAGCAGCTGGGACAAGGCAGGAGCCCTTGGTGGCCACCCCAGGGTGAGGTTTTCtgtgagggggggggaggagggaggggagactgaggcacaCTAGAAATTTGGCCAAGGTGGCAGCGAGGGGGAACCCAAGCTCTGTGCCTCTGCATCCCAGGTCACTAGACCCCACTGGTGGGTTGGACCCTGCCAGTGCCTGCTGGGGTAAGATCCTGTCCTGTGCTACTTGGGTCAAGGCTCCTAGCGAAGAGTTAATGCCTGTGGATGAGATGTATGCCTCCAACTCTCCCTCAAGCTGTGAAGCTGATTTGATGCTTTCTGGTGAGATAATGGGTGATTTTCCGCCCACAAAGTGTGGAGTCTATCCTGAGAGCAGGCAGATCTGGAGTACCCTAGAGTTAGTTTCTTCACTTCCCCCAGATCTGTCTGATCATCAGCTCAGGGCCCGGTGTGTTTCTGGCTTTGCCAGCGGCATGAAGGGAGTAAGTATTTCAAGGGGATGTACTTAATACTCCGAGGTCAGAACCATTATCTCTCAGTTCACTCCTGAGAGGTGAGTTTGTTTTCATGGTGACAGGCTGTTGAATTTCCCTCCGCTCCTCCTGTTCCAGCTTGAAGACTGCATCCACAGCCTGTGATGCCCTGGGTGCCAGTGGTTAGGCTCTGGGCACTGATGCTGTAGGCTCCAGAGATCAGATCTGCCTACAACGGCACTGCCCCAGTCTCCAGTGGGTCCAGACTGTTGGGCGTTGGGCATGCCCTAGCAGTGACACCGCAGCAGCTTGGTTTGCAGCATGAGACCTCAAGAGACTATGCATTAGGCTTCCAAATAGCACCTCTCTGCAGAGCAGTTACTaactctgtctctgcctctgtctctgctCCCAGGGTGAGTGAACTGCTGATAGCCATCCAGCATTGAAGCACAGGCCTCCATCCTTTCCTGTTGACCCTCCACCTGAGCTCCCTCTTGTCCCCTGGCTCTGTCTTTCTCCCTTACTTTCTGATATCTTCTCAGGTCATTATGGTAACGATCCAATTGCGGGCTCACTTGGCCTTCCTCATGCTCCCCCTGTTTGTGTTTGGGGTACCCACGGATGAGCCAGACCCCAAAGAAGTGACCACCACCCCAAGCAGTTGCAGACGCTGCTGCGACCCGCTGAATTCTCATGAGTCCCCAGAAGCGGCTCCTGACCTGGCCAGCCGCCACTCTTTGCCCTACCCGATGCCTGAGGTCCGCCCTTACATCAACATCACCATCCTGAAAGGTGAGTGCCATGCTTGTATGCTTATAATGTGGGGTCCCTGTGCTGAAGATAAAGGCTGTGTGCTTGCATTCTGGCTGCCCCCCAAAGTGGCTTTCATGTTATGATGCTGAAGACAAGTGAAAAGTGGCATCAGTTAGATATTAAACTGCAAGCCATTCATCAACATGTCAGTGCCCAGTGTCTGGATGGACGGACTTCCCATTGCACGCCACTGTCATGCTGACTTGGCAGGCTTACATTTGTATACCTAGAAAGGTAGAACTATCCCAGAGATCGCTAATGATCCCCTGAACCTACCAGCCTTTCTGCTTTTACCTCTGAACTGAGGGGAGCCATCTCCTCACTTGATTTCCACTGGCTCTTGTTTATTAACAGTcctggggtggcagtggcagtgcctctGACCAGGACAAGAGATCTCCTTCTAGATTCATCTGCTTCAGGATCACGCTGCTATGTGGTGCAGAGGGAGgtagtggtgagggagagagcatATGCTAAGAGTGAAGGCACAAGTCCCATACTAACATTTTGCACAGGAAAAATTGCAGGGAGACATTCTCCCAGCTCTCACATCAAtctggagagggagaaaaagaacaAGGGAAGCCCTAACATTCCTTTTTCTTCTGAGCAGCTAGGAGGATATTTGCACGGACACCCCCACACTTAGATGGGCAAAGAGCGACTCCCATCCAAGACCTGTCCCACGCAGCTCCTGCTGGTTGAGCGTAGGGTGGAATGGGGATGCCTCTCTgtttcagagcagctgctcctcATTTGAGCCTGCACTGTGCTGATGTCtaaaatgtgcatgtgtggtgaGTCTTGTCAGTGATGGGGGATCCTGTTGTTCAGGGCCATTTACTGTTGCCCTACAGCCCCCTTGGGTTAGCTGGGCCTAAGCTACCCATCCTTTCCAGGAAATATTTCCAGTGTTGGTGAGCACTGAACCGTATTCATGACAGGGAGCATGTCCATGACTGCCTCCCCAGCACAGGGGGCATTCTGGGGTAGAagagggagtgggggttgggagaaCCTGGTCTCAAATGGTTTCTCCTCCCTgcaaggacacattgaagcacgggTATAAGGCATAACGCCTCTGTTGGAGGCGACACCATCTTCCCCAGACCTTTACTGTGGAAGGCACAGACTACATCCACTCTGCCCCCTGTGCTGGTGCCAATAAGAAGATGAATGTGCAACTCTAGTGTCTGGCCACAGCCACTGTCTCCTTATGGCACCTTCTCACAAGAACCTGGTTTGGGCACCTTCTCCATCTCCCTAAAATATCACATGGGGCATGTCCTCTGCTTATTTTGCAGGTGAAAAAGGAGACCGGGGAGAGTCTGGGATGCCAGGGAAATGGGGAAAAGAAGGGCCACGAGGTGAGCGGGGTCCCCAGGGTCAGAAAGGCAGCAAGGGCCAAATGGGTGCCCCAGGTGATCCCTGCAAGCATCAGTATGCTGCTTTCTCAGTGGGCCGCAAGAAGGCACTCCACAGCAGTGAGGGCTACCAGGCCTTaatctttgacactgtcttcgtCAATCTATATGGCCACTTCAACATGTTCAATGGCAAGTTCTACTGCTACGTGGCTGGCCTCTACTTCTTCAGCCTTAATGTCCACACCTGGAACTTCAAGGAGACCTACATGCACATCATGCGCAATGAGAGCGAAGAAGTCATCCTCTATGCCCAGCCCAGTGACCGCAGCATCATGCAGAGCCAGAGCCTCATGCTAGAGCTACAGGAGAAAGATGAGGTTTGGGTGCGCCTCTACAAGCGTGAGCGTGAGAATGCCATCTACAGCGATGACATTGATGTCTACATAACCTTCAATGGCTACCTGGTCAAGCCCAGTATTGATTAACCAGCTTCTTCTCTTGCtgttctcctctccttcctctctaTCTCAcagtctttctctttctctctctctccactgccCACAATCACTGCAAACCACAAGGAATGAAACAGGAGGGTCATGATGGAGGAAGCTCCAGGATACTTCAGAAAATGGGAGGGTACAGGAACCCATCTTTCCCAAAGGGGACTGTCAGCATTCAAGGTCATTGACTGCCTTGAGAGAGACATTCCTACTGCATTGGGGGTGCCAAGTTTATGACTGCTTCAGCCCTCTCATGGCTTAGGTCAGCTGACAGGGTCCTAGACATCAATGTCAAGCCAGGGAGCAGTCAGGCAGTTAGTTTATCGCTGTCTATGATGAGCTGTCTGTGATAGGTTGTGTCAGTGGCTGCTTCTCCAGACAGTAACCAGTCAGATTTACAGGTGGTGCAAATTGGTGCATCTCCACTGAAGAAAGCAGCAGAGTCATACTGCTCTACACCTGCTGAGGATTAAGTCCTGCAtatcagagagagacagacagcctCTCTTGGACCCAGTAAGCCTCCCTctgcagagcatcctgggatcctCTGCAGCCTCCATTCCTGTGTTGGGCTCAAAGCCAGCTCAGCCCAGAGCAGAGTGTTCCCTTTCCAAAAACTGAAGGTGGAATTGGTTCCACTCTTTCCATTTACATCATTCCATTGATATAAGCAGAGATACTTCTCACATGCTGGTGACAGAGGAGGTTCAGAGCCAGGGAATCAGCTCTGGGCTCACACTGTGTCCATCCGGCAGAGGTGGCTCCCATGGCTCTGCCAGGAGACGGTCCTTCCTTTCAaaccccacccttccctccaacCCATTTACTAGCACAATCTGGAGAAGGGGGActggcttgtgggggggggggggagttcatCATGGGTTCTTAAACTACTAAAGCACATATTGAGATCCCAGGGACTAGATAGACCAGAGCTGTTTGATAGCCTGCATGAAACGTGTCGGGGGTTTCAGTCCCATTCTCTGCCTTTGGCTGTCCCCCTGCTATCAGCACTTAGTTGGAGTGAGCCACAGAAACTGGAACACCTTCCCATTGTCAAGGCTGAGGCTAGAAGCAGGACTGTGTGCTGAAGTTTGGGCTGCCCCGGCCTGTTTGACGCAGGCAGCATTTTCCAGTGTTCTTGGCATTGGCCTGACTCTGCTTCCACTGTCATCAGTGAAGATGGCATCAGGGAGGAGAATGAGGTCAACTCTGAGAGCTCCTGGAAACCCAGCCCTGCATGTTCTGAGGATGCCATAAAGAGCAGAGAGAAGTTTACAGGGctggcagaggactggactcaCCAGGGAAACAACAAGAGACATGGAATAGATGTTAAAAACACACTCAAGAGAATTGTGGGCCAATTTCTCTCCTGCCAGTGTTATTACCCCTGCtttgctgaggaggaggagctggggagATGCAAATGAATTCCATGCTCCACACCTGCTCACATACTGCATCAAGACAGTTGGTATTAAGAGTGCCTCCAGGGCAAGGTTTGGTGCTACTAGGGAATTGGTGTGGTGAGACAATCCCAGGATGTGAAGGAACATGAAAGCTGGAGTTCTTCTCTCTCCCTTAGCAGATGTGGAGTACTGAATCACTCCAGGGCAGGGCTTGGGCAAGTAGCAAAGGAGCAGTGTGTTTGAAGGGAGAGGGGGGTGACATTTAGGCATGAATGAACTAGGACTGAATCCCTCCCTCTTTCTAGAAGCCACAGACTGCAATCCCAGATGTTGCATATTTACAGTACGTGCGTCCCTGTGTCTCCTCAGGGAACAGCAGGAATCTCTAATGCTGAATAACTTCCAGACCTGAGCTCTGAATTCCCTTTGCTTTCCAGTTTCACCATTTGTTTCCTGCAGACCAGTGCCTTCAAGGGGGAGCTGATCAGGGCCTAAAGTGCATGGGGGAGTCAGTGCGTGCTTAATTGGCCAGCTTCAGACCCACTGGTGCTAAATAAAATGATGGTCCCTTGGTGCTAATTGAAGCTTCAGGAGACTCACTGGTGCCCACTGGAAGGCCTAATAGAGACATATTGTACTGTGGAATTAATGGTGCTTTACAATATCAAAACCAAGAAtttgcgtgtgtatgtgtgcgtgtgtgcgtttgtgtgtgtgtgtatatatatatatatatatatttcaatcatattaaaactttttttgcacTTTGAGAGGATTACCCCCATGGTCTCTTCTTTCTGTAGGTTAAGGCA
Coding sequences:
- the C1QTNF6 gene encoding complement C1q tumor necrosis factor-related protein 6 isoform X1, with amino-acid sequence MKGVIMVTIQLRAHLAFLMLPLFVFGVPTDEPDPKEVTTTPSSCRRCCDPLNSHESPEAAPDLASRHSLPYPMPEVRPYINITILKGEKGDRGESGMPGKWGKEGPRGERGPQGQKGSKGQMGAPGDPCKHQYAAFSVGRKKALHSSEGYQALIFDTVFVNLYGHFNMFNGKFYCYVAGLYFFSLNVHTWNFKETYMHIMRNESEEVILYAQPSDRSIMQSQSLMLELQEKDEVWVRLYKRERENAIYSDDIDVYITFNGYLVKPSID
- the C1QTNF6 gene encoding complement C1q tumor necrosis factor-related protein 6 isoform X3, which gives rise to MVTIQLRAHLAFLMLPLFVFGVPTDEPDPKEVTTTPSSCRRCCDPLNSHESPEAAPDLASRHSLPYPMPEVRPYINITILKGEKGDRGESGMPGKWGKEGPRGERGPQGQKGSKGQMGAPGDPCKHQYAAFSVGRKKALHSSEGYQALIFDTVFVNLYGHFNMFNGKFYCYVAGLYFFSLNVHTWNFKETYMHIMRNESEEVILYAQPSDRSIMQSQSLMLELQEKDEVWVRLYKRERENAIYSDDIDVYITFNGYLVKPSID
- the C1QTNF6 gene encoding complement C1q tumor necrosis factor-related protein 6 isoform X2; the protein is MGLTVGIQVIMVTIQLRAHLAFLMLPLFVFGVPTDEPDPKEVTTTPSSCRRCCDPLNSHESPEAAPDLASRHSLPYPMPEVRPYINITILKGEKGDRGESGMPGKWGKEGPRGERGPQGQKGSKGQMGAPGDPCKHQYAAFSVGRKKALHSSEGYQALIFDTVFVNLYGHFNMFNGKFYCYVAGLYFFSLNVHTWNFKETYMHIMRNESEEVILYAQPSDRSIMQSQSLMLELQEKDEVWVRLYKRERENAIYSDDIDVYITFNGYLVKPSID